The Vanessa cardui chromosome 2, ilVanCard2.1, whole genome shotgun sequence genome contains the following window.
CCGccaaacagtattgttgtggtccgttttgaaggatgagtgagtcatTGTAAAAACAGGCACCAAAGGAATAATAGTtagcttagttcccaaggttacgATTCTTCATTCAACTAATTGCATTTTATCATTGTAATTTTCATTCACGGTGACAAGTTACCACTGAAGTTCAGCGTGACACTGCTGATTCATATTGATTTGTTTAACAATTTGGGTCATGCTACTGTTGCAGACGGCAAATTGAACGTAACGCCTTTTTCGCAAAGTAattttttgatacatataatttattactttgaaaGTTAATTGTCTAGTGTCTGTGCTTTCTTTCATTGAATAcgattaagaaataaatattctctGATGTTTTATCTCATACTCTATGTATCCGGctgttgaaaattaataatctttCCATAGTTATGTGGCTTCGCATGGTTGCAATATATCAATCTCATCAAGGATTAATTAACTTTGTAcgagtaaaacatttttttgactTGGTTCATTAACTTCAGAGATTAACCCCTTACATACAAATGGTACCCCTATAAAGGgataaaagattataaaatcTTGATATACGTGTAAAGTATGTATTATTGTTATACAAATCGTATCTACTTGGAGTTGTTACAACCGgttcaaatgatttttttatctgtacatTAATTGTAAGCTAAATACTAGATCTAATATTCAGATTTaactaaacattaaatattaaggaACCGATTTATTAAACATGAAGGGAAAAACCTGACTTTAAATGTCTTACTTGATGCCGATaaggaaaattaaacaaaatttattttttaatatttattatgttttaatattttctgcaCTACAGACAAATGAATGACCCGAGCAATAAATGGGAAGTGTATAACAATGGAATGTGTAAGTACCTAAtgatcttttaaatatacaaaacaactacatacattgtaaattttatcttaatttaacgACATGCTACAAATGCGTAAtcgaagaaaaaatatataatggtcatccaagataaatataaagaaatattaatacataaatctccgatattttaatatccttaaaatacagttttatattctatattacaatatatacagatatctaaatcaataatatatcaaCTAGATAAAGTACATTCAGTACCctgttatttacaaatataaggTAGTGTATGCTAGACCTtagtataaaattagtataaccGTGCATTAATGTTGCTACAAGTGATGAAGTGTACATCCGCGACGCTTAGACCATGATCGTGTTACCGATAATACTCTCCTTGCCATCGAGGAGCTCAGAGTAGCCAGATTCATCGCTGCAAGCGCTGTCGTTATCGCCGGTGTTTTTAAAAACCTCCGTTTCCGTGCTCGAATTCAAACTATCAACATCAGTCAAATTGTCGATGAGAGCATCGAATTTGCCTTCGAAGCTGTCTAGTATACCGGAGTCAGCTCTCAGGGGCGGATACGTCGATCGTCGACGGAAAGTGTTCTTCTCACCGATCGGCACGTGACTTACTTCATCTGAAGTAACCGTGCTCGTTGGATCACTACCCTCGTTAATAGCGTGAATGGAGTTCGTGTAGCTCCTGTGGTTTCTCATCGACGCACTTTCGAAATTACGTATTCTCTCAAATACGGGCACTCTTTCTTCATCACTATCAGTTTCCTTGTGCTCTTCCTGTGAGAAATGTGAAGGAAGCGATGACGGCTCGGCGTCAGATGAGGTGACCGTGCTCGCCGTCTCGCAACCTGAAGAAACCGACCCATCGTCGCTATCAGTGACGAGGTAGTTACTTTGAGCTACAATTAAATTCTTCCTCCCCTGAAACAGAGCGGCATCGTTTAATTCGATCGTCTCTTCAATCGACTCCAGTGTTATTAATCTCGATTCCTCTTTTTCGTTATCTTGACTAGTTTCACTACGAGATTCCGACtccttatttaatttactttcttCAACAAGTAAGCCAATTAATTTATCGGTCGATTCTTCCTTGCTTTCTTCGGAGTCTAATCGCGTTCTGTCCATTACGCCTTCGGGGCATGACAGCTTACGTGGGGATTTCATCTCTTGTCGTCGTCTATCTAAAGATTGTGACGTGGTGAGACCCATTGTGAATTGACATTCCTTCTTTGAATTCATTTCTGCTTCTTCTTCATCCTCTTCAGAACAGAGTTCTTCGATGGCACCAAGCTTAGGAGCAGACTTTGATCTTTCAAGAGGTGGTCTGTAGTTCATGGCGCCTACGCTGAGTAGTATCTTCCTACGCGGCATGCTGGGATTATCGTAGACACTGTTGGCGAGGCTCAGCCTTGCATTCTGTTTTGAGATTCTATCTTTTTTAAACTCGACTAAGGCTTGTTTGAGTTTTATCTGAAGTTCCTCGGTTATTTTCTTTGATACAGTTTCTTTGGTGCAAAGAACAGCGTGACAACGGAGTTCATGTTTGAGTTTCTTCCCCTCGTGGCGGTACACCCAGCAGAATAATTTAGGGTAGTGAGGCGGACTAGCGCAGTATGTGATACGGTGGGACCAGTACTCGGTGAGACCGTGTTCTTTGGTGAAACCTTTGAGGCCGGAGTTTGTGACGGATAGTTTCATCACGACGTCGGGCTTCGTGGACTGCTGGTAATTTCGCCATAATGTAGCAAGTGGCTTCTCAATGCAACTCTCACCTGCAAGTAAGGAAAGGAAATATTTGAGTACAAGGCATATTACATTTGTCACTCGTCCTAATATTATTGTTGCAATTAAGTatgaatgtttaaatttgtttgtgAAATATTTAGGCCAAGTATCCGCGTGGGTGATGCCAACGCCTACATGATATATATCATCAGTCACTATCAAACTGATCTTAAATCAATCTACACGATTGTGTTTGTGTTGTGTTCGAGGCTCGAGGCAAACATCTCGTGACATTAACCGATTGGTATCATGTTGGTCGACTCCCTTTGATTTCAAAACGCGCACAAATATTTGACTATATTATCATACATTAGAGTATGTCTATTTTTTCAACTATCTACGTGTAAGTGTTTAGCTATGTGGGATCAGTGAACGAAACCTAAGCTTGTTTTTTCattatctaatatttttgtaaatattgtcaGAAAAATCTGGTCGCAATAAAGTCCTAGAAACctctacataattattttatcttttgttttatgacgTCAACTGCTATATAAGTGCAAcaggaaatgttttttttgtgcATGAGTTAGCctataaatatgaaaagtatttaaatgtCACACCGAAGCAGTAAGGCCGCCACTCaatttgaggagaacgtttggatTTTATTCAACCACACAGCTACAATGCGGGCGCTACATGTTTCATACGCATGTGACAGATTAAAATCCTACATTTATAAgtacgatttattattttaaacttataatgtaCTTCAGTATTAGTAACAAAATGTttactaacaataaataaattaactttgtatattttttctgaCATGAGTAGACCTTGCGCATATATCGATCATTAACGAGCTGGCGTACTTACTATGATTAAGATAACAAAGGGAACCTAAAAACAACACGTCTAACAAACAAAACACGTGACGTGCTAcgcattaatttatatagtctTCCATTTTGTTAAATGTTCATTAACCATCTATTATTACTTCAGTAAACAAcctctgtttatttaaaagctttataaaaacaaaacaaaaacagagTTATTTTTTGAATCTCGTTCTTTTTTTGTACAAGCAAATCGTTTATTTAAATGCCTTTGATTATGGAACTAATATATTTTCGTGTAATGACCCTAAATCAAGCTGTCGTTTTGAGGTCGTTGCTACGAAACTCATTCTTGACTAACGTAGCGTGTCAGAGGGTGAGATTTTAATCCgtataataaatcattaagtACCTCATCTCacgataaacatatatttttttttaatataagatttagGATTTTTAATGTATGCTAATAAATTTTGGAGACATTACTAAGTTAATATGCAACATATCATACCAGAAGATGCAGTTTGTTTTGGAGCAGATTTTATCATACAatgttgttatatatgtaactgCACTATAACAACACACACAGTTTCACACGCTTTAAATTCAatagtaaatgtaaatttattttcatgtataaaatattatacgaaaaataaatctattactttaaaaatgtatataaaacgaTAAGCAAGAAGAAGCATAAAAATTGCCCCTCCAAAGATGTGGTCACTAGTTACCTGgtatatcattacatactataaaacaaagtcgcttatagctgtctgtccctatgtgtgcttagatctttaaaattacgaaaaagattttgatgcgttttttttaagatagaatgattcgagaggaaggtttttggatatacataatacatacaatatagtaaagaaacaaaaaaaatctgtagtatcagcattgcattggcgggtcgctagtgttacAACAAGGGAGGCGTTGCTGAATCATACGTACAGTGAGCTTATCCTACTTGAGATAAATATGGGTATATGTCTCCTACATTGTCTTACGTTGGTCGTAGAATATTTATAGATTGTTCCGATTAGAGgagcaaaaaaatatacaactttaACATTTGTGACGTAATAAACAAGTGACGTTATATCATTGATGAGATCCTTTATTGTATATCCATTACGGCGTTTAATTAGATCGAAGTTgttatctatacttctatactaaatttataaatgtgaaagtagttCTGCCTGTATATCTGTTTGTCGCTTTTAACTGCCAAAccaatgaaacgaatttgaGGAGATTTGCTGTGAAGCAAACTTtagctccaaggaaggacataagctactttttttgcctaacacgtgacaacatACTCCTTAAAAagcgagcaaaaccgcgggcgaccACTACTCAGATGGAAAATTAAAGGAGATGTTAGTCGTTATTTGgattagtattgtattataaagaaaattctaaaaGTTTTAGGATCTCAcatggaatattaataataataataattctttattgtacacacacactaaaaaataaattttacattcgataacacaatatataaaaagaagaaatgtacaactggcggtcttatcgcttaaaagcgatttcttccagacaaccagcGTGGAGGAGTTAATGTGAAAAAGcggataaatgaaatattatatcttttatacAACTTAAATTGGAAAAAGGCTATATAGTATGTTAGTGTTGTCTGGtgatactaatataattagttgCAGAATACCAGTGATTTGGTTAATCAATTCGTTCACGATAGATACACGGAAAAAAACAGTCATTTCCGTCACACACATGGCCTTATTATGTATTGCATAAAGAAATTACGGGTATACATATATGCTAGGGTGACCATAGcatagcaattatttttttatgcagtggaactcgatatttcgacgttatctacgaatgtcttgttcacgagactgaagtttgcggtaGTCACcttgttataaatttttatttcgaaattattttttcaactggcacgttcatttatttttcatacgtACAATGAAATGCTTAAATACGGCCTGCAACTAAAATAGTTGACAAATAagaaacatttttgtaattttactcaGACGTCACAAATAGATCGTTGCACTCAAATGCAACCTTGAAGTTTCCTCTCACCTCAACCAGAGGTTAcactttaaaacttattttgtttaCCCGTGACGTCTGCGTTACGTACGTAATACATacgtacaataaaatttattttggtatacctTAATCTCTAACTAACTAGGTCTATTTTAGTCTAAGCAAGTATGGTCACCCTTTTGACGTTTATGAAGCATGTTACATCATGTGATGACGCTTGTGTAATCGTTTTCTCTCAATTTATATCTTACATACCTGAAAAGaacttgtataatatttatgtttatcacTGTCATTTTTTACCCTTATTTGGGATCGAGCGTTGAACTTACTAGCTGGAAAGATTTAGCAGATTTATACACCAGGCGGCCTGCCTGATGCCATCTTTGGGAACCGTGCATTAATAAATCAGATACAGTAAAAGCAACTCTTAAAGAGGCATTTGTCAAATTTGTTAAAAGTGTCAAGTTAGAATCTGTCAATCTATCAATTTGAAAACCTACGATCTATACTTGAAATTTTACGCTTGTCcgctgaaatatattttttatctgtgatggAAATTTAAGCTTAAACCGAttgagatgaaatttggtttggagATAGTTTGAATCCCGGGGAATAGTATAGGTATAGGTATAGGTATATTAATTCACTCCCCGATGGGGTATAATGGGTGTTTGAAAGGTAAGGTCTCATAAATTGTGCCCGGGTAAAGCCGTTGGTTCAgctagtaattaatttttatacggCTTATGTCGTTGTATACATtataagttgtatttttttgcgAATACACTTGtgactaattaattatataatattctaccTATAGTTGACGAAAATCTGTGCAAAAACGTAATTACCATCATAGAATATGAGACATTAAGTTTGTTATACGGAACTAAGACAAAGGTCACCCTGACATAT
Protein-coding sequences here:
- the LOC124536150 gene encoding uncharacterized protein LOC124536150, with protein sequence MARGTLSENERHCLEGGAKNQPERLQDAEKTINDCKSNGLRVRFLDEEGKTERTVSADSVDCAVSRVKKIHILKNRSSSETSILLRNPSLLKRRLTLERRYSDGQTDTLNNNSQSENLNGKSGNTENSDKTDYGADQTKESQIYKKNCNVYSVNQAKTLTPERKKSIPLTIPKLIAHRENVQGRSILPNEVCLADGASGKDFTARTIGRLSRGLGRLLRRTNSVRISEPDPVYKVAYLGNVLTGWARGESCIEKPLATLWRNYQQSTKPDVVMKLSVTNSGLKGFTKEHGLTEYWSHRITYCASPPHYPKLFCWVYRHEGKKLKHELRCHAVLCTKETVSKKITEELQIKLKQALVEFKKDRISKQNARLSLANSVYDNPSMPRRKILLSVGAMNYRPPLERSKSAPKLGAIEELCSEEDEEEAEMNSKKECQFTMGLTTSQSLDRRRQEMKSPRKLSCPEGVMDRTRLDSEESKEESTDKLIGLLVEESKLNKESESRSETSQDNEKEESRLITLESIEETIELNDAALFQGRKNLIVAQSNYLVTDSDDGSVSSGCETASTVTSSDAEPSSLPSHFSQEEHKETDSDEERVPVFERIRNFESASMRNHRSYTNSIHAINEGSDPTSTVTSDEVSHVPIGEKNTFRRRSTYPPLRADSGILDSFEGKFDALIDNLTDVDSLNSSTETEVFKNTGDNDSACSDESGYSELLDGKESIIGNTIMV